A single Nitrospirae bacterium CG2_30_53_67 DNA region contains:
- a CDS encoding SsrA-binding protein: MEGKKIVCTNRKAHRDYFLVEKYEAGMILTGTEVKSLRNGQANLKDSYAGLKGEELYLYQMHISPYTHGNISNHDPIRTRKLLMHKREIRRMIGKIREKGFSLIPVTVYFSRGLAKVELALAKGKREYDKREDIKKREEVREIEKAMKSRRHR, encoded by the coding sequence ATGGAAGGAAAAAAGATCGTCTGCACCAACCGCAAGGCCCACAGGGATTACTTCCTGGTGGAAAAATACGAGGCGGGCATGATCCTGACCGGGACCGAAGTCAAATCCCTGCGCAACGGGCAGGCCAATCTCAAAGACAGTTATGCGGGTTTAAAGGGGGAAGAGCTCTACCTCTATCAGATGCATATCAGCCCCTACACACACGGGAACATCTCAAACCACGATCCCATCCGGACCCGCAAACTTCTCATGCATAAAAGGGAGATCCGCCGGATGATCGGCAAGATCCGGGAGAAAGGGTTCTCCCTGATTCCCGTGACCGTCTATTTCTCCAGGGGTCTGGCCAAGGTGGAACTCGCTCTGGCCAAGGGGAAGCGCGAGTACGACAAGAGAGAGGATATCAAGAAGCGGGAAGAGGTTCGGGAGATCGAAAAGGCAATGAAATCAAGACGGCATAGGTAA